The DNA segment CAGCAGGGCACCCTTCTCGCGGGTCAGCTCGCGGGCCGCCCGCAAGAACTCCACGTTGCTGGGCCGCACCCCGCCTTCTCCCTGGACCGGCTCCATGATGACGGCGGCCACGTCTTCGGTGATGGCGGCCCGCAGTTCTTCAATGTTGCCGTAGGTGACGAATGAAACGTGTTCGTTGTCCACCGCCGCGCCGAATGGCTCGCGGTATTTGGGTTCCCAGGTCAGGGCCAGTGCGCCCAGCGTGCGGCCCGAAAAACCGCGCTTCATGCTCACGAAGCGGGTGCGCCCGGTGGCGGTGATGGCAAACTTCTTGGCCGCTTCCACCGCTTCCGTGCCGGAGCTGCACAGGAAAACCCTGTCCAGGCCAGCAGGCAGCACGCTGGTCAGTTCCTGCAAAAACTCCCCGCGCTTGTCGTTGGGCACGCTCTGGGGCATGACCATCAGCTTGCCCGCCTGCTCCTGAATGGCTGCCACCACGTCCGGGTGGCTGTGGCCGATGTTGGCGACGCCGTAGCCCGCCACGCAGTCGATGTACGAGCGTCCGTTCTCGTCCCACACCGTTGCGCCCAAGCCGCGCACCATCACCACTTCATGCTTGTTGTACACGCCACTGTCGTACTTCATCTCGGCGTCCAGCCACTTGCTGTTGGTCTTGCTTTCAGGGGTTGCGGTCATAAAATCCTCCGTGTGCCTTCAGTGTAGGCGTCGTCAATGGGAAAGTCGGTAAGGTGTCCAGCCTATCGGTCAGAGGAAGCCACAGGTCAGGCCGGGGCAGGCTGGCGGGGGCGTCTGGACCGCAGATTCAGCAGCGCCAGCCCGGCCAGGATCACGCCCACACCAACCACCGAGAGCAGGCCCACCCGCTCCCCGGCCACCGCCCCCCAGAACAGCCCCCAGACGGGCAGCAGATAGGTGACGGCGGTGACCTGCGTGCTGGACACGCGCGCGAGTAGGCCGTAGTAGAGCAGGTAGGCAAAACCGCTGCCGAACACGCCCAGAAACAGCATGGACAGCACAGCCTGTGAAGTCAGCGCGGACGGCACGGGGCCGAGCAGTGCGGCGGGCAGCAGCATCAGCCCGGCCAGCGACAGTTGGGTGGTCGCCAGCCCCACCGGATTCTGGCCACCCAGCGTGCGTTTGGCCACCACCGTCGCCAGCGCATACCCCAACCCCGCTGCCGCCAACACGCCCACGCCCAGCGCCGAGGCATGGCCGCCGCTCAGCCCTCCTGCCACGGTCAGGCCCACACCGCCCAGACCCAGCAGCACGCTCAGGATCACGCGGGCGCTGGGAGCAATCTCGCGCACGCCCAAGCTGATCATCAGCGTGAACAGCGGCGTGGTGGCGTTCAGGATGGCCGCAATGTTGCTGGACACGGTCTGCTCACCCCAGGCGAAAAAGGTCCACGGCACTACGTTGTTGAAAAAGGCCACCAGCAGCAGCGGTCTCCACAGGCTGGCAGGAGGCAGGGTGTGGCGGCCCAACCGCAGCGCCATCCACAGCACCGCCGCACCGAACACGCACCGGAGCAGCGCCATCCACAGCGGCGGAAAGACCTCGCCGCCCCACTTGATCAGCAGAAACGAGATGCCCCACACGGCAGAGAGCAGAAAAAGCTGGAAGGCGTCCTGACGGGTCACGGCCTGACTCTAGCGGGATCGGGCACGGCAGGGTTGGGAATGGCAGGACGCAGGCGGGCCAGTTCCGGCGTCAGAGCGGGCCAGTCTTCGGTCTGATCAGTCATGGGCTGCCAGTTTTCCTTGCCACTCCAGCGTTCCACCGCCAGCGAGTAGACACTGGTGCACGCCAGATCGGCGTCCAGAATCGGGCGGGTCTGCTGGCCGATCCGCAGGTCAGGAAATAACCTTTCGGAGAGAACGCGCAAAGCCTCACGGGCTTCCTCCCGGTCTGTCAGGAGGCGGGCTGTGCCAAAGGCCACGGCGCTACGGTACTGCACACTCAGTTCCAGCGGATTGTTGCTGGGCAGCAGACACCCGATTTCCGTGGCCTCGAAGGTGGTGGGGTGGCCCAGGTGTTGACTCTGGCCCACATTCGCCCACAGCCGCCCAGTGATGTTGGTGTGGTACACGATGTCGTGCGCTTCGGGACGGTAGGCGAAGGCCAGCGTGGTGATGAAGGGGAAAGGCTGCCCGTCCTCCGACTGCCAGACGGTGGCCACCCGTCCGATGCCCACGCGGGCCAGCAATTCCTGAATCCAGGCGTCGTCGCGGCGATTCTGCGGGCGGCGGCTGACGGACGGGTCACGCTGCTGGGGATCGTAGAAATCGGTCACGGCAACTCTTTCGCAAAGTGATGTGCCGTGATGTTCATACCGTGCTTGAGGTACTGACGGTGGGCGGTAAAGCGGGCCGGGCCAACGCCGGAATCGAGGTGCAGGGCAACGCAACCCAGATGCAACGCCTCGGCGTCCAGCCACTCCAGCAGCGCGCGGGCGTGACCCCTGCCCCGTGCGTCTGGCAGGGTGGACAGGTCATCCAGGTACAGGATTCGCCCATAAGCCAGCATCTCCATCACGCGGTATCCGGCTACGGCGGCAGCGTCCGTGCGTCCCTTCTCGAACGCGCCCGCCAGTCGGTAGCCCTTGGCCTGGGTAGCGGCCAGATGTGCGGCAAAACTCGCCTCATTTTCAAGTGCGGGCGAGTGGGAACGCAATTCACGCAGGGCGGGCAGAGCCAGAGCAGCGTCAGCGGCGGAAATGGCGCGAACATGGTTCATTCCCCTACACTAGCCCGATGGTGGCCCCCCAAAAAGCTCCACTTCAGACCAAACAAAGCAGTCCACTCACGGGCGATCTGCCCATTGCGCTGAATCTGAAACGCGGCGTGGAGCAACCCCTGCACGCGCAACTGGCCGAACAGTTGCGGGCAGCGGCGCTGTCAGGGGCGTTGCCAGCGGGCCTGACCCTGCCCGGTTCACGCACGCTGGCCGCCGGACTGGGCGTGACGCGTGGAGTGGTGGCCGACGCCTACGCCGAACTGGTGGCCGACGGTACGCTGGAGACGGCGGTGGGACAGGGAACGCGCGTCTCGCTGGGCGCGGCACAGGCCAGAGCTGTGGGCGGCGGCGCACCCGGCTGGTTCGTGCCCCCGCAAGGTGCCCCCGTGGACGGTCCCCGTCAGCCCGGAGGCATCCACTTCCGGGCCGGGGTGGCGACGACAGCCACGCTGGACATCCGGGCGTGGCGACAGGCATGGGCGGCTGCGGCGCGGGCCGACGTTCCGGGCGATTACGGCAATCCGGCAGGGGAACCGGAATTGCGCGCGGCGCTGGCCGCGTTCGTGGGGCGCTCGCGCGGGCTGGGTGCCACGTCAGAGCGCGTGCTGGTCACGGCGGGCAGCCTCCAGGCCCTGAATCTGATTCTGCGGCTGCTTCCCCCCGCCTCTGCGGTACTGTTCGAGGCCACCGGCTACCGCGCCGCGCGGCAGGCCATTCTGGACGCCGGACACACCCTGATCCC comes from the Deinococcus sp. AJ005 genome and includes:
- a CDS encoding aspartate aminotransferase family protein; amino-acid sequence: MTATPESKTNSKWLDAEMKYDSGVYNKHEVVMVRGLGATVWDENGRSYIDCVAGYGVANIGHSHPDVVAAIQEQAGKLMVMPQSVPNDKRGEFLQELTSVLPAGLDRVFLCSSGTEAVEAAKKFAITATGRTRFVSMKRGFSGRTLGALALTWEPKYREPFGAAVDNEHVSFVTYGNIEELRAAITEDVAAVIMEPVQGEGGVRPSNVEFLRAARELTREKGALLILDEIQTGFCRTGKMFAVEHFCAQECQDADGIRCGCKVDSQCQVVPDGMTLAKAMAGGVPIGAFAMTAAVADKMPAGGHGTTFGGNPLAMAAGIAAIRAMKNEGMAEQAREKGAYFMDRLRAIDSAKIREVRGMGLMIGVELKEKSAPYITALEHDEGVMALAATPLVVRFLPPITITKEQIDTVVDAFTRVLNGVNPRAERQAELAAQAEEKQSE
- a CDS encoding DMT family transporter, which translates into the protein MTRQDAFQLFLLSAVWGISFLLIKWGGEVFPPLWMALLRCVFGAAVLWMALRLGRHTLPPASLWRPLLLVAFFNNVVPWTFFAWGEQTVSSNIAAILNATTPLFTLMISLGVREIAPSARVILSVLLGLGGVGLTVAGGLSGGHASALGVGVLAAAGLGYALATVVAKRTLGGQNPVGLATTQLSLAGLMLLPAALLGPVPSALTSQAVLSMLFLGVFGSGFAYLLYYGLLARVSSTQVTAVTYLLPVWGLFWGAVAGERVGLLSVVGVGVILAGLALLNLRSRRPRQPAPA
- a CDS encoding pyridoxamine 5'-phosphate oxidase family protein; its protein translation is MTDFYDPQQRDPSVSRRPQNRRDDAWIQELLARVGIGRVATVWQSEDGQPFPFITTLAFAYRPEAHDIVYHTNITGRLWANVGQSQHLGHPTTFEATEIGCLLPSNNPLELSVQYRSAVAFGTARLLTDREEAREALRVLSERLFPDLRIGQQTRPILDADLACTSVYSLAVERWSGKENWQPMTDQTEDWPALTPELARLRPAIPNPAVPDPARVRP
- a CDS encoding GNAT family N-acetyltransferase, translating into MNHVRAISAADAALALPALRELRSHSPALENEASFAAHLAATQAKGYRLAGAFEKGRTDAAAVAGYRVMEMLAYGRILYLDDLSTLPDARGRGHARALLEWLDAEALHLGCVALHLDSGVGPARFTAHRQYLKHGMNITAHHFAKELP